A part of Oryctolagus cuniculus chromosome 4, mOryCun1.1, whole genome shotgun sequence genomic DNA contains:
- the KRTAP10-8 gene encoding keratin-associated protein 10-8, translated as MADTCCTRTCVLAASTVSICSSDRSCGSRACSPSACTSSSWQVDNGQESYCEPPCCAPSCCAPAPSVTLVCTPGSCQSACTSSCTPLCCQQSSCQPSCCSSNPCQQPSCVTLCCRPLSCVPVSCVPVCSGDSSPCCQQSSCQPSCCSSNPCQQPSCVTLCCESVSCVPISCVPVCSGDSSPCCQPSCSPSPCQQPSRVTLCCKPVSCVPVCPRPSCCQPSPCPSSCCRPSSCVSLLCRPVCRPACCVPTPSCQPSCCRPASCVSLLCRPACSRPACCGLSSGQSCC; from the coding sequence ATGGCTGACACCTGCTGCACCAGGACCTGCGTGCTTGCTGCGTCCACCGTGTCCATCTGCTCCAGCGACCGGAGCTGTGGCAGCCGGGCCTGCTCACCAAGTGCCTGCACCAGCTCCTCCTGGCAAGTGGACAATGGCCAGGAGAGTTACTGCGAGCCCCCCTGCTGTGCCCCCAGCTGCTGCGCCCCAGCCCCCTCCGTGACCCTCGTCTGCACCCCAGGGAGCTGCCAGTCAGCGTGCACCAGCTCCTGCACACCCCTGTGCTGCCAGCAGTCTAGCTGCCAGccgtcctgctgctcctccaacccctgccagcagcccagctgtgtgaccctctGCTGCAGGCCCCTGAGCTGTGTGCCCGTCTCCTGTGTGCCCGTCTGCTCTGGGGACTCCTCCCCCTGCTGCCAGCAGTCTAGCTGCCAGCCATCCTGCTGCTCCTCCAacccctgccagcagcccagctgtgtgaccctctGCTGTGAGTCCGTGAGCTGTGTGCCCATCTCCTGTGTGCCCGTCTGCTCTGGGGACTCCTCCCCCTGCTGCCAGCcgtcctgcagcccctccccctgccagcagcccagccGTGTGACCCTCTGCTGCAAGCCCGTGAGCTGTGTGCCCGTCTGCCCACGCCCCTCgtgctgccagcccagcccctgcccctcgtcCTGCTGCAGACCCTCCTCCTGCGTGTCCCTGCTCTGCCGCCCCGTGTGCAGGCCCGCCTGCTGCGTGCCCAccccctcctgccagcccagctgctgccgccCGGCCTCCTGCGTGTCCCTGCTCTGCCGCCCCGCCTGCTCCCGCCCCGCCTGCTGCGGCCTCTCCTCCGGACAGTCCTGCTGCTGA
- the LOC100344286 gene encoding keratin-associated protein 10-4 — protein sequence MSVCSSNLSYGSNVCMPGSCDPCPDSWQVDDCPESCCEPPCCAPSCCAPAPSVTLVCAPGSCQSACTSSCTPLCCQQSSCQPSCCSSNPCQQPSYVTLCCKPVSCVPVSCVPVCSGDSSPCCQPSCSPSPCQQPSCVTLCCKPVSCVPISCVSVCSGSSSPCCQQSSCQPSCCSSNPCQQPSYVTLCCEPVSCVPVSCVPVCSGTSSSCCQQSSCQPSCCSSPCQQPSCVTLCCKPVSCMPVSCVPVCSGDSSPCCQPSCSPSPCQQPSRVTLCCKPLSCVPVCPRPSCCQPSPCPSSCCRPSSCVSLLCRPVCRPACCVPAPSCQPSCCRPASCVSLLCRPAYSRPACCGLSLGQKSCC from the coding sequence ATGTCCGTCTGCTCCAGCAACCTGAGCTACGGCAGCAACGTCTGCATGCCCGGCTCCTGTGACCCCTGCCCCGACTCCTGGCAGGTGGACGACTGCCCAGAGAGCTGCTGCGAGCCCCCCTGCTGCGCCCCCAGCTGCTGCGCCCCAGCCCCCTCCGTGACCCTCGTCTGCGCCCCAGGGAGCTGCCAGTCAGCGTGCACCAGCTCCTGCACGCCCCTGTGCTGCCAGCAGTCTAGCTGCCAGCCCTCGTGCTGCTCCTCCAacccctgccagcagcccagctATGTGACCCTCTGCTGCAAACCCGTGAGCTGTGTGCCTGTCTCCTGTGTGCCCGTCTGCTCTGGGGACTCCTCCCCCTGCTGCCAGCcgtcctgcagcccctccccctgccagcagcccagctgtgtgaccctctGCTGCAAGCCCGTGAGCTGTGTGCCCATCTCCTGTGTGTCCGTCTGCTCTGGGAGCTCCTCCCCCTGTTGCCAGCAGTCTAGCTGCCAGccgtcctgctgctcctccaacccctgccagcagcccagctATGTGACCCTCTGCTGCGAGCCCGTGAGCTGTGTGCCTGTCTCCTGTGTGCCCGTCTGCTCTGGGACCTCCTCCTCATGCTGCCAGCAGTCTAGCTGCCAGCcatcctgctgctcctccccctgccagcagcccagctgtgtgaccctctGCTGCAAGCCCGTGAGCTGTATGCCCGTCTCCTGTGTGCCCGTCTGCTCTGGGGACTCCTCCCCCTGCTGCCAGCcgtcctgcagcccctccccctgccagcagcccagccGTGTGACCCTCTGCTGCAAGCCCCTGAGCTGTGTGCCCGTCTGCCCACGCCCCTCgtgctgccagcccagcccctgcccctcgtcCTGCTGCAGACCCTCCTCCTGCGTGTCCCTGCTCTGCCGCCCCGTGTGCAGGCCCGCCTGCTGCGTGCCCGccccctcctgccagcccagctgctgccgccCGGCCTCCTGTGTGTCCCTGCTCTGCCGCCCCGCCTACTCCCGCCCCGCCTGCTGCGGCCTCTCCTTGGGACAGAAGTCCTGCTGCTGA